One genomic region from Hoeflea algicola encodes:
- the murI gene encoding glutamate racemase has product MSDGPVLVFDSGIGGLSVLREARVLMPGRRFVYVADDAGFPYGRWEEAALNDRIVALFADLIERHKPALALIACNTASTIVMPALRKAYPDLPFVGTVPAVKPAAERTRSGLVSVLATPGTVKRQYTRDLIRDYADKVHVRLVGSENLATLAETYMRSGFVDEAAVAAEIAPCFVNHEGRQTDIVVLACTHFPFLVNRMRKMAPWPVDWIDPAEAIARRALAIVETLPGGEALPDARDSVVFTSGNPDYSARRLMHGFGLNQDKR; this is encoded by the coding sequence ATGAGTGACGGTCCGGTTCTGGTGTTTGACAGCGGCATTGGCGGGCTCAGCGTGCTGCGCGAGGCGCGGGTGCTGATGCCGGGGCGGCGATTCGTCTACGTTGCCGACGACGCCGGTTTTCCCTATGGCCGCTGGGAAGAGGCGGCGCTTAACGACCGTATTGTCGCGCTGTTTGCCGATCTGATCGAGCGGCACAAGCCGGCGCTGGCGCTGATTGCCTGCAATACTGCCTCGACCATCGTCATGCCGGCGCTGCGCAAGGCCTATCCGGACCTGCCTTTCGTCGGCACGGTTCCAGCGGTCAAGCCTGCCGCTGAGCGCACCCGCTCAGGCCTTGTCTCGGTGCTGGCAACGCCGGGCACGGTCAAACGACAATACACCCGGGACCTGATCCGCGATTATGCCGACAAGGTTCATGTGCGGCTGGTGGGATCGGAAAACCTCGCCACTCTGGCCGAAACCTACATGCGTAGCGGATTTGTCGATGAAGCAGCGGTGGCAGCGGAAATCGCGCCGTGTTTTGTCAACCATGAAGGCCGCCAGACCGATATTGTGGTGCTGGCCTGCACGCATTTTCCTTTTCTGGTCAACCGCATGCGCAAGATGGCGCCCTGGCCGGTGGACTGGATCGATCCAGCCGAGGCGATCGCACGACGCGCGCTGGCAATTGTTGAGACTTTGCCCGGCGGAGAGGCACTGCCCGATGCCCGCGACAGCGTTGTTTTCACCTCGGGCAATCCGGATTACAGCGCGCGGCGGCTGATGCACGGCTTTGGTTTGAACCAGGACAAGCGATAG
- a CDS encoding TfoX/Sxy family protein codes for MTGNLAPRIRALLADTPGIGEIRMFGGICFTLNGNMMCADSHTGQMLVRLSRAEHQAALCESGTMPMVMRGKPMAGYLYVTPAELESEPALSHWLERALAHARTLPPKPGKSKPKQSSR; via the coding sequence ATGACCGGAAATCTCGCCCCGCGCATCCGTGCCCTGCTGGCAGATACCCCCGGCATTGGCGAAATCCGCATGTTTGGTGGTATCTGCTTTACCTTGAACGGCAACATGATGTGCGCCGACAGCCACACCGGACAGATGCTTGTGAGGTTGAGCAGGGCAGAGCATCAGGCTGCACTTTGCGAATCCGGAACCATGCCGATGGTGATGCGCGGGAAACCGATGGCCGGATATCTCTATGTTACACCGGCCGAACTTGAGAGCGAGCCGGCACTTTCCCACTGGCTGGAACGGGCGCTGGCCCATGCCCGCACATTGCCTCCAAAACCTGGCAAATCAAAACCCAAGCAGTCGTCCAGATAG
- a CDS encoding NADP-dependent isocitrate dehydrogenase, producing the protein MAKIKVANPVVDLDGDEMTRIIWQFIKEKLILPYLDLTIDYYDLSVEYRDETDDQVTIDAANAIKKHGVGIKCATITPDEARVEEFGLKKMWRSPNGTIRNILGGVIFREPIIMKNVPRLVPGWTKPIIVGRHAFGDQYRATDFRFPGKGKLSIKFVGDDGETIEHEVYDAPSAGVAMAMYNLDDSIRDFARASLNYALMRGVPCYLSTKNTILKAYDGRFKDLFEEVFEAEFKDKYAEAKITYEHRLIDDMVASALKWSGGYVWACKNYDGDVQSDIVAQGFGSLGLMTSVLMTPDGKTVEAEAAHGTVTRHYRQHQKGEETSTNSIASIFAWTRGLAHRAKLDNNAELAKFADTLELVCIQTVESGFMTKDLALLIGPDQPWLSTTGFLDKIDENLQKAMA; encoded by the coding sequence ATGGCAAAGATCAAGGTAGCAAACCCGGTCGTCGATCTCGACGGCGATGAGATGACGCGGATCATCTGGCAGTTCATCAAGGAAAAACTGATCCTGCCCTACCTCGATCTGACGATCGACTATTACGACCTCTCGGTCGAATACCGCGACGAAACCGACGATCAGGTCACCATCGACGCCGCAAACGCCATCAAGAAGCATGGCGTCGGCATCAAATGCGCCACCATCACGCCTGATGAAGCCCGCGTCGAGGAATTCGGCCTGAAGAAGATGTGGCGTTCGCCCAACGGCACGATCCGCAACATTCTTGGCGGCGTGATCTTCCGCGAGCCGATCATCATGAAGAACGTGCCGCGGCTGGTTCCGGGCTGGACCAAGCCGATCATCGTTGGCCGTCACGCTTTCGGTGACCAGTACCGCGCCACCGATTTCCGCTTCCCCGGCAAGGGCAAGTTGTCGATCAAGTTCGTCGGTGATGACGGCGAAACCATCGAGCACGAAGTCTATGACGCGCCGTCCGCCGGCGTTGCCATGGCCATGTACAACCTTGATGATTCGATCCGCGATTTTGCCCGCGCGTCACTCAACTATGCGCTGATGCGCGGCGTTCCCTGCTACCTGTCGACCAAGAACACCATCCTCAAGGCCTATGACGGCCGTTTCAAGGATCTGTTCGAGGAAGTCTTCGAAGCCGAATTCAAGGACAAGTACGCCGAAGCCAAGATCACTTACGAACACCGCCTGATCGACGACATGGTCGCCTCCGCCCTGAAATGGTCCGGCGGCTACGTCTGGGCCTGCAAGAACTACGACGGCGACGTCCAGTCCGACATCGTTGCCCAGGGCTTTGGCTCGCTCGGCCTGATGACGTCTGTCCTGATGACCCCGGATGGCAAGACCGTGGAAGCAGAAGCCGCCCACGGCACCGTCACCCGCCATTACCGCCAGCATCAGAAGGGCGAGGAAACCTCGACCAACTCGATCGCATCGATCTTTGCCTGGACCCGTGGTCTCGCGCACCGCGCCAAGCTCGACAACAATGCCGAGCTCGCCAAGTTCGCCGACACTTTGGAACTGGTCTGCATCCAGACCGTCGAATCGGGCTTCATGACCAAGGATCTGGCGCTGCTGATCGGTCCCGACCAGCCGTGGCTGTCGACCACAGGTTTCCTCGACAAGATCGACGAAAACCTGCAGAAGGCCATGGCCTGA
- a CDS encoding DedA family protein, whose translation MTEQLLDALALYGIPAAALLLAIGQIGIPMPTSLALLALGALAANGDADVSSAFIWAVAGCTLGDQAGYFVGRLVMQQASDRPGMIGKLARRARKAEPHLQKWGGSGVFLSRWLFTPLGPPVNYASGATRLSWPLFTLWGLAGEALWVTIYIVLGYVFGSNIEALANVLGNLSMALALLAIAAFLGWRLLHAARKPKIKPTS comes from the coding sequence ATGACCGAGCAACTGCTGGATGCGCTGGCGCTTTACGGCATCCCCGCAGCTGCGCTGTTGCTAGCTATCGGCCAGATCGGCATTCCCATGCCCACCTCGCTGGCACTGCTGGCGCTCGGTGCGCTGGCGGCCAATGGCGACGCCGATGTCTCAAGCGCCTTCATCTGGGCAGTAGCCGGTTGCACGTTGGGCGATCAGGCCGGCTATTTTGTCGGCCGACTGGTCATGCAACAGGCTTCCGATCGCCCCGGCATGATCGGCAAGCTCGCCCGCCGGGCGAGGAAAGCCGAGCCACATCTGCAAAAATGGGGCGGATCCGGCGTGTTCCTGTCGCGCTGGCTGTTCACGCCTCTCGGCCCGCCGGTCAATTATGCCAGCGGCGCCACCCGACTGTCGTGGCCGCTCTTTACCCTCTGGGGTCTCGCCGGTGAGGCCTTGTGGGTGACGATCTACATCGTGCTTGGCTATGTGTTCGGCTCCAATATCGAAGCCCTCGCCAATGTTCTGGGCAACCTGTCGATGGCGCTGGCGCTGCTGGCAATTGCCGCATTCTTGGGCTGGAGGCTGCTGCACGCCGCCAGAAAACCAAAAATCAAACCGACGTCGTGA